The DNA sequence CACATTGACCAATCGATCCGGAAATTTCTTCACAAAAGGTGCGATCTTGGCAGTTGAAGTTGAATCGGCAACAACGGGAACGACATCAATACCGTTATCAACTGCGGCGATTAACCGCTCGACCATTACGCTGGCTAAATGTTCTGCGTTACTCATCATTCAACTCCTTCAATGCCAATTCTACTTCTTCACCTTTTGGCACCTTGTGATGCCATTCAGGACGCCCCTGAATAAATGAAACACCAGCGCCTTTTTCGGTATGAGCAATCACCACATTTGGTTTGCCCTCTTGTTTCAAGCCTTCCAGCGTTTCAACTACAGAACGCATGTCGTTGCCCTGACATTCAGAAACCTGCATACCAAACGCTTTCCATTTTTCATCCAACGGATCGGTATTCATGATTTCTTTGGTGTAGCCAGCAAGCTGGAGTCTGTTCTTATCATTAATGATGATCAGGTTGTCGAGTTTGTAATGAGCGGCAACCAGTGCTGCTTCCCAATTACTGCCTTCTGCTAATTCACCATCACCCGTTACAACAAAAATCCGGCGTTTGCTGTTACTTTTTTTCGCTGCAATTGCTAAACCGACAGCCACTGGTAACCCATGACCTAATGCACCAGTGTTCAGCTCTACGCCAGGAGTTTTCTGACGTACCGGATGACCCGGAAGCTTGGAATCTGCATGTTGATAAGTTGGCAACCACTCTTCCGGAAAATAACCCGCTTCAGCCAGACAGCAGTAATAACCACCGGCTGCATGACCCTTGGATTGGATATAAATGTCACGTTCCGGGTCATTCAGATCTTTCGGGCTGCGATTAAGAATCCGGAAGTACAGTGCAGTCACGATATCAACCTGAGACAGGTCCGCACCGGTGTGTCCGCCAGCCGGACTTTCAGCATTCAGAACTACAATACGTCGACGTATTGCTTTTGCTTTCTTTTCCAACTCTTTGATAGATAGTGAGAATGGATTCATAACAACCTCTAATATATTCGATGTTGAATATTTATTCCTTCCAGGTAAAAAAGATCTTTCGATTCAAATTTTACCGGTTGAAACCTCTGCCAAATAACCTGTTCATATATAACCGGGACTTACTTATGCACTATGTGCTTTCTGAGACATAATCGCTGCTTTGTACTGCAGACGGCTTTGCATCTGATCGATGATGACCGCAACAATGATCACGATACCTTTAATGACCATTTGCCAGAATTCACTTACACCCATCATCACAAGACCATCAGCCAGAATGCCGATAACAAATGCACCGATAAGTGTGCCAGTAATCGTTCCGCGGCCCCCGGCCAGAGAAGTCCCACCTAATACCACTGCCGCAATGGCATTCATTTCAAATGCAGTACCTGTTGCCGGATGACTTGCGACCAACTGAGATGACACCACAATCCCGGCTATAGCAGCACAGAAACCAGAGATGGTATAAACCCATATCTTTATATTTTTTACTTTAATGCCTGATAATTCAGCTGCGCGTTCATTATCACCGATAGAATATACGTGGCGTCCAAATGGTAGTTTCTTCGCAATGTATGCAACAATTGCAGCCAAAACAAACATCATCCAAATTGCATACGGTAAACCCAATAAAGTACCTGCACCAATTTGTTCAAAACCAGTATTACCTAATTGAGAATTTCCTGATAACCCAGGGAATGTTTCCCCTCCGGAAAGTAACATCGCAGCACCACGAACAATATACATTGTTCCCAGAGTACAAATAAATGGCGCTACGTTATATCTGGTAATTATCAGCCCATTTATTGCCCCAATTAATGCGCCCACAACCAGCACAACAGGAACAACAACCCAGATACTAGGAAATATTGCTATACCTAAAGGAGAAAGAACAATCCCTTTTGCAATCATATAACCAGCAACCATACCACAGAAGCCAAGTGTGGCACCTATCGAGAGGTCTATACCCGCCGTAATAATAACAAAAGAGATACCCAACGCTAAAAAAGCATTAATAGAAATATGTTTAACCATAATAACCAAACTGGTAGGTTCAAGAAACCCATCAACCATTATGGTAAAAAAACCAAGAATAACAAATAACGCAATAAACGTTCTTAACTTCAACAGCAAAAGAAATATATTCTCTTTTGAAAATGATGCTTTTGACATAGGGATTCCACCTTCCAGCGCTTTAACTTTCATAATTAAAACCCTTGTGCACTTGCAGTTACGAGTTGAGATTCAGTTGTACCAGAACGGGGCAAGTCTGCTGTCAAAAGACCATTTGACATAACCAGGATCCGATCTGACACCGCCATAATTTCTTTCAAATCTGATGTTGAAAATAAGATACCGATTCCCTGTTCAGAGAGTTTTACCATCATTTCAAAAACATCCCCTTTGGCTCCAACATCAATACCTCGGGTCGGCTCATCTAATAACAATACCTTTGGCTCAGTAAGCAGTGAGCGGCCAATAACCACTTTCTGCTGATTACCACCACTTAATGCCTGAATTTCAACTTTTGGTGATGAAACCTTAATGGATAGATTTTTAATTGTGTCATCTACCACCTTGTTTTCATCTTCATCTAAAATGGAAATTCCATTCTTCAATCTTTTCCACAGACTTGAAATGGTAAGATTATTTGCAACAGAACTAATTGGGAAGATACCGGTTTTCTTTCTATCTTCAGGTACCAGGCTTAGCCCCATCCGAATTCGATCTGATGTATGAATACTTGGGCTTATAATTTTACCATTTAAAGAAAACCGCCCCTGATATTCTGATTGCCCTAATAAGCACTCAAACAATTCTGTGCGACCAGCCCCCATCAAACCGTAAATTCCAACTATTTCGCCAGCGCGTAAAATAAATGAAACGTCATTAACAACTTTATTTCCAGACTCATTAATTAAAGTGATATGCTCAGCCTCCAGCATCGGAGGGCCAAATTCTCTGTTTTCCGGCAAGAAGTCAGTGACAGGATCACTGCCTAACATTTCTCT is a window from the Tolumonas auensis DSM 9187 genome containing:
- a CDS encoding transketolase: MNPFSLSIKELEKKAKAIRRRIVVLNAESPAGGHTGADLSQVDIVTALYFRILNRSPKDLNDPERDIYIQSKGHAAGGYYCCLAEAGYFPEEWLPTYQHADSKLPGHPVRQKTPGVELNTGALGHGLPVAVGLAIAAKKSNSKRRIFVVTGDGELAEGSNWEAALVAAHYKLDNLIIINDKNRLQLAGYTKEIMNTDPLDEKWKAFGMQVSECQGNDMRSVVETLEGLKQEGKPNVVIAHTEKGAGVSFIQGRPEWHHKVPKGEEVELALKELNDE
- a CDS encoding ABC transporter permease, whose protein sequence is MKVKALEGGIPMSKASFSKENIFLLLLKLRTFIALFVILGFFTIMVDGFLEPTSLVIMVKHISINAFLALGISFVIITAGIDLSIGATLGFCGMVAGYMIAKGIVLSPLGIAIFPSIWVVVPVVLVVGALIGAINGLIITRYNVAPFICTLGTMYIVRGAAMLLSGGETFPGLSGNSQLGNTGFEQIGAGTLLGLPYAIWMMFVLAAIVAYIAKKLPFGRHVYSIGDNERAAELSGIKVKNIKIWVYTISGFCAAIAGIVVSSQLVASHPATGTAFEMNAIAAVVLGGTSLAGGRGTITGTLIGAFVIGILADGLVMMGVSEFWQMVIKGIVIIVAVIIDQMQSRLQYKAAIMSQKAHSA
- a CDS encoding sugar ABC transporter ATP-binding protein; protein product: MNNKPDIIMRAEKISMVFPGTKALDNVNYRVYKGKVNVIIGENGAGKSTLMKILAGVQQPTEGHIFINDNEVKLLDTRSAAEHGVGMVHQELNLSENLTVAENIFLGREIQHGLHPIDNKAQYQVTQKLIARLKQDIDPNEIVSNLKVGQKQLVEIAKALAEKVDVLILDEPTSALSKKEVEILFQVIRDLTNQGVSIIYISHRLEELMEIGDYITILRDGHFQAEAAVTDIDVPWIVREMLGSDPVTDFLPENREFGPPMLEAEHITLINESGNKVVNDVSFILRAGEIVGIYGLMGAGRTELFECLLGQSEYQGRFSLNGKIISPSIHTSDRIRMGLSLVPEDRKKTGIFPISSVANNLTISSLWKRLKNGISILDEDENKVVDDTIKNLSIKVSSPKVEIQALSGGNQQKVVIGRSLLTEPKVLLLDEPTRGIDVGAKGDVFEMMVKLSEQGIGILFSTSDLKEIMAVSDRILVMSNGLLTADLPRSGTTESQLVTASAQGF